A DNA window from Thiobacillus denitrificans ATCC 25259 contains the following coding sequences:
- a CDS encoding efflux RND transporter permease subunit, protein MSPAPRFVPGAGNLSRWAIEHPALVRFFVVLILLLGVRSYFQLGQAEDPPFTFKTMLIQAEWPGASAQEVSEQLTERIEKKLQEMPELDYVQSYAKPGETALFVNLKETVRGRDVADAWYQVRKKIGDLAPQLPAGVRGTFFNDEFGDTFGSIYAFTGDGFSRAELRRAAEDAQREVRRLPNVGKVELFGVVPEKIYVDIPTQKLATLGLTLEQISTAIEAQNGIVANGRVENDRLSIPLRLSGSYSDVERVRETVLRAGAQSLRLGDIAEVKRRYEDPPANEIRSQGEPAVLLGVSLADGGDVLALGRDVGAAIAALQKNLPLGLEIRKIHDQPQIVESAVGLFMKAFAEAVAIVLAVTFLALKWRAGLVVALSIPVVLAITFTAMWFFNIDLHRISTGALIIALGLLVDDAIIAVEMMAHKLEAGWSRFEAATYAFQSTAFPMLTGTLLTATAFLPIALAKSVVGEYTFAIFAVTTIALLSSWLVAVVVTPYFGHALLKPTHHVEDEADAYRTPFYRRFRAAVGWCVTRRWTVIGLTLVALVVGVAAMQRVEKQFFPASDRLEILVEMWLPEGASYDATHAAAVRLETLLRSDKDVAHVLNYIGQGAPRFVLGLDQRLANRNFAQLVVIAQDVEARERVITRIRGLFESDFPNVRGRAVRFEYGPPSGYPVQYRLSGSDIPRLKAEAEKLRRILVAQPQTTAVNLDWNEQALAVKVELDQDKLKALGLSSNAVGRLVALQLSGFVATQFREDDLLIDVVLRAPRAEHRDVDALRAIPVGRFDGRSVTLGQVATFEPGFEDGVIWRRDRLPTISVRGDPIGTVQPATIIDSIAPQVAAFKAQLPPGFRLEVGGPVESSAKANAAIGASWPLIVITTLTLLMLQLGSFSRSLLVVLTAPLGLIGVAIALLVSGRPMGFVALLGIISLAGMIMRNSVILVDQIRQDLARGLSQWDAIVESTVRRMRPISLTAAAAVLAMIPLSRSIFWGPMAVAVMGGLIAATLLTLFFLPALYAAWFRVKRA, encoded by the coding sequence ATGAGCCCGGCGCCGCGCTTCGTGCCGGGCGCCGGCAACCTGTCGCGTTGGGCGATCGAACACCCCGCGCTGGTCCGGTTCTTCGTCGTGCTGATCCTGCTGCTCGGGGTGCGGTCGTATTTCCAGCTCGGCCAGGCCGAGGACCCGCCGTTCACCTTCAAGACCATGCTGATCCAGGCCGAATGGCCCGGCGCGAGCGCGCAGGAGGTCTCGGAGCAGCTGACCGAGCGCATCGAGAAGAAGCTGCAGGAGATGCCCGAACTCGATTACGTGCAGAGCTACGCCAAGCCGGGCGAAACGGCGCTCTTCGTCAATCTCAAGGAAACCGTGCGCGGGCGCGACGTCGCCGACGCCTGGTACCAGGTCCGCAAGAAGATCGGCGACCTCGCGCCGCAACTGCCCGCTGGCGTGCGCGGCACCTTCTTCAACGACGAATTCGGCGACACCTTCGGCTCGATCTACGCCTTCACCGGCGACGGCTTCAGCCGCGCCGAGCTGCGGCGGGCCGCCGAAGACGCGCAGCGCGAAGTGCGCCGCCTGCCCAATGTCGGCAAAGTCGAGCTGTTCGGCGTCGTTCCGGAGAAGATCTACGTCGACATTCCGACGCAGAAGCTCGCGACGCTGGGGCTGACGCTCGAACAGATCAGCACGGCCATCGAGGCGCAGAACGGCATCGTCGCGAACGGCCGCGTCGAGAACGACAGGTTGTCGATTCCGCTACGTCTGTCGGGGTCGTATTCCGACGTCGAGCGGGTGCGCGAAACCGTGCTGCGCGCGGGCGCGCAAAGCCTGCGCCTGGGCGACATCGCCGAGGTGAAGCGGCGCTACGAGGATCCGCCCGCGAACGAAATCCGCTCGCAGGGCGAGCCGGCGGTGCTGCTCGGGGTGTCGCTGGCCGACGGCGGCGACGTGCTCGCGCTCGGCCGCGACGTCGGCGCGGCGATCGCCGCACTGCAGAAAAACCTGCCGCTCGGCCTCGAGATCCGCAAGATCCACGACCAGCCGCAGATCGTCGAGAGCGCGGTCGGCCTCTTCATGAAGGCCTTCGCCGAGGCGGTCGCGATCGTGCTGGCGGTGACCTTCCTCGCGCTGAAATGGCGCGCGGGGCTCGTCGTCGCGCTTTCGATCCCGGTCGTGCTCGCGATCACCTTTACCGCGATGTGGTTCTTCAACATCGACCTGCATCGTATTTCGACCGGCGCGTTGATCATCGCGCTCGGCCTTCTGGTCGACGACGCGATCATCGCGGTCGAGATGATGGCGCACAAGCTCGAGGCGGGCTGGAGCCGCTTCGAGGCGGCGACCTATGCCTTCCAGTCGACCGCGTTCCCGATGCTGACCGGGACCCTGCTCACGGCGACGGCTTTCCTGCCGATCGCGCTCGCCAAGTCGGTCGTCGGAGAATATACCTTCGCGATTTTCGCCGTCACGACGATCGCGCTACTGTCGTCCTGGCTCGTCGCCGTGGTCGTCACCCCTTACTTCGGCCATGCCCTGCTGAAGCCGACGCACCATGTCGAAGATGAGGCCGATGCCTACCGCACACCCTTCTACCGGCGCTTCCGCGCCGCGGTCGGCTGGTGCGTCACGCGGCGCTGGACCGTGATCGGGCTCACGCTGGTCGCCTTGGTCGTCGGCGTCGCGGCGATGCAGCGTGTCGAGAAGCAATTCTTCCCGGCCTCCGACCGGCTCGAGATCCTGGTCGAGATGTGGCTGCCGGAAGGGGCGTCCTACGACGCGACGCACGCGGCCGCGGTGCGGCTCGAAACGCTGTTGCGTTCCGACAAGGACGTCGCCCACGTGCTCAACTACATCGGCCAGGGCGCCCCGCGCTTCGTGCTCGGTCTCGACCAGCGCCTCGCCAACCGCAACTTCGCCCAGCTTGTCGTGATCGCGCAGGACGTCGAAGCGCGCGAGCGCGTCATCACGCGCATCCGGGGCCTTTTCGAAAGCGATTTCCCGAACGTGCGCGGCCGCGCGGTGCGCTTCGAATACGGACCGCCGTCGGGCTATCCGGTGCAGTACCGGCTCTCGGGCAGCGACATCCCGCGGCTGAAGGCGGAGGCCGAAAAGCTGCGCCGCATCCTCGTCGCGCAGCCGCAGACGACGGCCGTGAACCTCGACTGGAATGAACAGGCGCTCGCGGTGAAGGTCGAGCTCGACCAGGACAAGCTCAAGGCCCTCGGCCTCAGCTCCAACGCGGTCGGCCGGCTCGTCGCGCTGCAGCTGTCGGGGTTCGTCGCGACCCAGTTCCGCGAGGACGATTTATTGATCGACGTCGTGCTGCGCGCGCCGCGCGCCGAGCATCGCGACGTCGACGCGCTGCGCGCGATCCCGGTCGGCCGCTTCGACGGCCGCAGCGTGACGCTCGGCCAGGTCGCGACCTTCGAGCCCGGCTTCGAGGACGGCGTGATCTGGCGACGCGACCGGCTGCCGACGATCTCGGTGCGCGGCGATCCGATCGGAACGGTCCAGCCGGCGACAATCATCGATTCGATCGCGCCACAGGTCGCCGCCTTCAAGGCGCAGCTGCCGCCCGGTTTCCGGCTCGAGGTCGGCGGCCCGGTCGAGAGCAGCGCCAAGGCGAACGCCGCGATCGGCGCGTCGTGGCCCTTGATCGTGATCACGACGCTGACGCTGCTGATGCTGCAGCTCGGCAGCTTTTCGCGCTCGCTGCTGGTCGTGCTGACCGCGCCGCTCGGGCTGATCGGCGTGGCCATCGCGCTGCTCGTGAGCGGCCGGCCGATGGGCTTCGTCGCGCTGCTCGGCATCATCTCGCTCGCCGGCATGATCATGCGCAACTCGGTCATCCTCGTCGACCAGATCCGCCAGGACCTCGCGCGCGGTCTGTCGCAGTGGGACGCGATCGTCGAATCGACGGTGCGGCGCATGCGCCCGATCAGCCTGACCGCGGCGGCCGCCGTACTGGCTATGATTCCCTTGTCGCGATCGATTTTCTGGGGGCCGATGGCCGTGGCCGTGATGGGCGGGCTGATCGCGGCGACGCTTTTGACCCTGTTTTTCCTGCCCGCCCTCTATGCCGCATGGTTCCGCGTGAAGCGGGCGTAG
- a CDS encoding efflux RND transporter periplasmic adaptor subunit — protein MKAFLPLFAALLALGGCGGDESAASRVADVRTVRAERAGLAAEAPVVRYAGTVHARYETDLAFRVGGRVQSRTAEIGSRVRAGEVLATLDPRDYALDTAAARAQLAAAEAEAKLARADIERFRALRAQNFISQAELDRREALADAARARVQALRAEASRLGNQQAYTRLTAPHAGVITAISFETGQVVEAGQPLAQLARSGELEVRVDVPENGLDALRTARTLDVRLWSVPGKVYRGRLRELAPMADAATRTYRARISLAEPDAAVRLGMTATVDVLGSASPALTVPQSALFRVNGRPQLWVVDPATRKVATRSVELGELKADRAEIRAGLAAGEWVVTAGVHKLAPGQEVRLVESARS, from the coding sequence ATGAAAGCTTTTCTCCCCCTGTTTGCCGCCCTGCTCGCACTCGGGGGCTGTGGCGGCGACGAGTCGGCGGCGTCACGGGTCGCCGACGTCCGCACGGTGCGCGCCGAACGCGCCGGACTCGCCGCCGAGGCACCGGTCGTGCGCTACGCCGGCACCGTCCACGCACGCTACGAGACCGACCTCGCATTCCGCGTCGGCGGCCGGGTGCAAAGCCGCACGGCCGAGATCGGCTCGCGGGTCCGGGCGGGCGAGGTGCTCGCGACGCTCGACCCGCGGGACTACGCGCTCGACACGGCCGCGGCGCGTGCCCAGCTCGCCGCCGCCGAAGCCGAAGCGAAGCTCGCGCGGGCCGACATCGAGCGCTTCCGCGCCTTGCGGGCGCAGAATTTCATTTCCCAGGCCGAGCTCGATCGCCGCGAAGCGCTCGCCGACGCTGCGCGGGCGCGGGTGCAGGCGCTGCGCGCCGAGGCGTCGCGGCTCGGCAACCAGCAGGCCTATACCCGGCTCACCGCGCCGCACGCCGGCGTGATCACGGCGATCTCGTTCGAGACCGGCCAGGTCGTCGAGGCGGGGCAGCCGCTCGCGCAGCTCGCCCGCAGCGGCGAACTCGAAGTCCGCGTCGACGTCCCCGAGAACGGGCTCGACGCCTTGCGTACGGCGCGCACGCTCGACGTGCGCCTGTGGTCGGTGCCGGGCAAGGTCTACCGGGGTCGCCTGCGCGAACTTGCACCGATGGCCGATGCGGCGACGCGGACCTACCGCGCGCGCATCAGCCTCGCCGAACCGGACGCCGCGGTGCGCCTCGGCATGACCGCGACGGTCGACGTCCTCGGCAGCGCCTCGCCTGCGCTCACGGTCCCGCAAAGCGCGCTGTTCCGGGTCAATGGCCGCCCCCAGCTCTGGGTCGTCGACCCCGCGACGCGCAAGGTCGCCACGCGCAGCGTGGAACTCGGTGAACTGAAGGCGGACCGTGCCGAGATCCGCGCGGGCCTCGCTGCGGGCGAGTGGGTCGTGACCGCGGGCGTGCACAAGCTCGCGCCCGGGCAGGAGGTGCGCCTGGTCGAGTCGGCGCGTTCATGA
- the dksA gene encoding RNA polymerase-binding protein DksA gives MPSSSKPLTEAALLKMPASAYMNAAQLAFFRERLEALRDEMLSNAADTGEHLKENENFADPNDRATVEEEHMLEQRVRDRERKLLKKINSALTRIETGEYGWCLETGDPIGLPRLLARPTAEYSIEAQERHERKEKLHA, from the coding sequence ATGCCCAGTTCGTCGAAGCCCCTCACTGAAGCCGCCCTGCTGAAGATGCCTGCGTCCGCCTACATGAACGCCGCGCAACTGGCATTCTTCCGCGAGCGGCTCGAAGCCCTGCGTGACGAGATGCTGAGCAACGCCGCCGACACCGGCGAGCACCTCAAGGAAAACGAGAATTTCGCCGACCCCAACGACCGCGCGACGGTCGAGGAAGAGCACATGCTCGAGCAGCGCGTGCGCGACCGCGAACGCAAGCTGCTGAAAAAGATCAACAGCGCGCTCACCCGCATCGAAACCGGCGAATACGGCTGGTGCCTTGAGACCGGCGATCCGATCGGGCTGCCGCGCCTGCTCGCCCGGCCGACCGCCGAGTACTCGATCGAAGCGCAGGAGCGGCACGAACGCAAGGAAAAGCTGCACGCCTGA
- a CDS encoding CobW family GTP-binding protein: MIPPEPIPVTLLTGFLGSGKTTVLNQIVRQLPRTAILMNEFGEVALDHQLLQEMEGPLALLSGGCVCCTISGSLSPTLKNLWMARDRGDIPAFERVVIETTGIADPVPVLDNLLHDNWVRARFRLDGVVATVDALVGMGQLDEHAEAVKQVAVADRLLLTKTDLAPAATTAALRERLAALNPAADILTVTHGALDPAAIQNLGLWNAATRTLEVARWLKPERYRQAVAGRLGGKPRTALHDSRIEAFSVLIDTPLDRYGLQSALSMLTAFRAENLLRFKAIVNLKGEALPVVLHGVQHVLYPEVQLDAWPDDDRRSRFVFIVRDLEPQFVAKLLADFSGAARIPDPATP; this comes from the coding sequence GTGATCCCGCCAGAACCCATTCCCGTCACCCTGCTCACCGGTTTCCTCGGCAGCGGCAAGACCACGGTGCTCAACCAGATCGTGCGCCAGCTGCCGCGCACGGCGATCCTGATGAACGAGTTCGGCGAAGTCGCACTCGACCACCAACTGCTGCAGGAGATGGAGGGGCCGCTGGCCCTGCTATCCGGCGGCTGCGTCTGCTGCACGATCTCGGGCAGCCTGTCGCCGACGCTGAAGAATCTCTGGATGGCGCGCGACCGCGGCGACATCCCGGCCTTCGAGCGGGTCGTCATCGAGACGACCGGCATCGCCGACCCGGTGCCGGTGCTCGACAACCTGCTGCACGACAACTGGGTGCGCGCGCGCTTTCGCCTCGACGGCGTCGTCGCCACGGTCGACGCGCTGGTCGGCATGGGCCAGCTCGACGAACACGCCGAGGCGGTCAAGCAGGTCGCGGTCGCCGACCGGCTGCTGCTGACCAAAACCGACCTCGCGCCGGCCGCGACGACCGCCGCGCTCCGCGAAAGGCTGGCGGCGCTCAACCCGGCGGCCGACATCCTGACGGTGACGCACGGCGCGCTCGATCCGGCGGCGATCCAGAACCTCGGCTTGTGGAACGCCGCGACGCGAACGCTCGAAGTCGCACGCTGGCTGAAGCCCGAGCGCTACCGGCAGGCCGTCGCCGGGCGACTCGGCGGCAAGCCGCGGACGGCACTGCACGACAGTCGGATCGAGGCGTTTTCGGTGCTGATCGACACGCCGCTCGATCGCTACGGCCTGCAGTCGGCGCTGTCGATGCTGACCGCATTTCGCGCCGAGAATCTGCTCCGCTTCAAGGCGATCGTGAACCTCAAGGGCGAAGCGCTGCCGGTCGTGCTCCACGGCGTCCAGCACGTGCTCTATCCGGAAGTCCAGCTCGACGCCTGGCCCGACGACGACCGCCGCAGCCGCTTCGTCTTCATCGTGCGCGATCTCGAACCGCAGTTCGTCGCCAAGCTGTTGGCCGATTTCTCCGGTGCCGCCCGGATTCCGGACCCTGCGACGCCGTGA
- the yidD gene encoding membrane protein insertion efficiency factor YidD has translation MNLAQKCLVGAIRVYQLALSPWLGRQCRYLPTCSEYGKEAIEKHGALKGSWLAAKRIGRCRPGCSHGYDPVPPVDPRK, from the coding sequence GTGAACTTGGCGCAGAAATGCCTCGTCGGCGCGATCCGCGTCTACCAGCTCGCGCTCTCGCCCTGGCTGGGTCGGCAGTGCCGCTACCTGCCGACCTGCTCGGAGTACGGCAAGGAGGCGATCGAAAAGCACGGCGCGCTCAAGGGCAGCTGGCTCGCCGCGAAGCGCATCGGCCGCTGCCGTCCGGGCTGCAGTCACGGCTACGATCCGGTACCGCCGGTCGACCCGCGCAAGTAA
- a CDS encoding TonB-dependent receptor, whose translation MLRPALVAAALAAAFPAHADSEVDALRAELKELKASYEARLRALEARLEAADAAPAPAPAVDTAQADAPAAPKLNPDISLILQGRYAQLDDIEHRAISGFLPAGHAHETARGFSLDHTELVMSASIDPYFRGYFNLALQDDEVDIEEAWFQTTSLGEGLSIKGGRFLSGLGYQNEQHPHAWDFADNSLMYRALFGEAYGNDGLQLKWVAPTELYMEFGAEAGRGANFPGTDRNRNGAGSYTLFGHLGGDLGVSHSWRAGLSYLHARASAREGELDDVDDVEIETLFSGTSKTWLADFVWKWAPEGNARERNFKFAAEYFRREESGELCGFDGVSSCTAGTDDAYRARQSGFYAQGVYQFMPRWRTGYRYDRLDPGSVDFGANPLSLAKSDYKPTRHSLMLDYAPSEFSRLRLQYSKDQSMAEVSENQWFVQYIHSLGAHGAHKF comes from the coding sequence ATGTTACGTCCCGCCCTTGTGGCGGCCGCGCTCGCGGCCGCCTTTCCGGCCCACGCCGACAGCGAGGTCGACGCCTTGCGTGCCGAACTGAAGGAATTGAAAGCAAGCTACGAGGCGCGCCTGCGCGCCCTCGAAGCCCGCCTCGAGGCCGCCGACGCCGCGCCTGCTCCCGCGCCTGCCGTCGACACCGCGCAAGCCGACGCACCTGCCGCGCCGAAGCTCAACCCGGATATCTCGCTGATCCTGCAGGGCCGCTATGCCCAGCTCGACGATATCGAGCATCGCGCCATCAGCGGCTTCCTGCCGGCCGGACACGCGCACGAGACCGCGCGCGGCTTTTCGCTCGACCACACCGAACTCGTGATGTCGGCCAGCATCGACCCGTATTTCCGCGGCTATTTCAACCTCGCCCTGCAGGACGACGAAGTCGACATCGAGGAGGCCTGGTTCCAGACGACGAGCCTCGGCGAGGGCTTGTCGATCAAGGGCGGCCGCTTCCTTTCCGGCCTCGGCTACCAGAACGAGCAGCACCCGCACGCCTGGGACTTCGCCGACAACAGCCTGATGTATCGCGCGCTGTTCGGCGAGGCTTACGGCAACGACGGCCTGCAGCTGAAATGGGTCGCGCCGACCGAGCTGTACATGGAGTTCGGCGCCGAGGCCGGACGCGGCGCCAACTTCCCGGGCACCGACCGCAACCGGAACGGCGCCGGCAGCTACACGCTGTTCGGCCACCTCGGCGGCGATCTCGGCGTCTCGCACAGCTGGCGCGCCGGTCTATCCTATCTGCACGCCAGGGCGAGCGCGCGCGAAGGCGAACTCGACGACGTGGACGACGTCGAAATCGAGACCCTGTTCTCCGGCACGAGCAAGACCTGGCTCGCGGACTTCGTCTGGAAGTGGGCGCCCGAGGGCAACGCGCGCGAACGCAACTTCAAGTTCGCGGCCGAGTACTTCCGCCGCGAGGAGAGCGGCGAGTTGTGCGGCTTCGACGGCGTCAGCTCATGCACGGCCGGCACCGACGACGCGTACCGCGCGCGCCAGTCCGGCTTCTACGCGCAGGGCGTCTACCAGTTCATGCCGCGGTGGCGCACCGGCTACCGCTACGACCGGCTCGACCCGGGTTCGGTCGATTTCGGCGCGAATCCGCTCAGCCTCGCAAAAAGCGACTACAAGCCGACCCGCCACTCGCTGATGCTCGATTACGCACCGTCGGAGTTTTCCCGTCTGCGGCTGCAATACTCGAAGGACCAGTCGATGGCCGAGGTAAGCGAGAACCAGTGGTTCGTGCAATACATCCACAGTCTGGGCGCGCACGGCGCTCACAAATTCTGA
- a CDS encoding metal ABC transporter substrate-binding protein, which produces MKRLLLALALWLPVAAYASLNVFACEPEWAALAREIGGDDVKVYAATTATQDPHRIEARPSLIAQMRRADLAVCTGAELEIGWLPVLLRESGNARVQPGRPGYFEAARLVPLLDKPRRLDRAEGDVHALGNPHIHTDPRNILRVAESLTARMAELDPTKAAAYRARGQAFGTRWQAAIARWEARAATLKSVPVAVQHKSFSYLLAWLGLREVAILEPKPGVDPSVAHLARVAAQLETTPARMVLRTAYQSPRPAAWLADRAGIPALALPYTVGGNAQAKDLFALFDDTLDQLLKAAR; this is translated from the coding sequence ATGAAACGACTGCTTCTTGCGCTCGCCCTGTGGCTGCCCGTCGCCGCCTACGCGAGCCTCAACGTCTTCGCCTGCGAGCCCGAGTGGGCCGCGCTGGCGAGGGAAATCGGCGGCGACGACGTCAAGGTCTACGCCGCGACGACCGCGACCCAGGACCCGCACCGAATCGAGGCGCGGCCGAGCCTGATCGCGCAAATGCGGCGCGCCGACCTCGCGGTGTGTACGGGAGCCGAACTCGAAATCGGCTGGCTGCCGGTATTGCTGCGCGAGTCCGGAAACGCCCGCGTCCAGCCCGGGCGGCCCGGCTACTTCGAGGCCGCACGTTTGGTTCCCCTGCTCGACAAGCCGCGCCGGCTCGATCGCGCCGAGGGCGACGTGCATGCGCTCGGCAATCCGCACATCCACACCGACCCGCGCAACATCCTGCGCGTCGCCGAGTCGCTGACGGCGCGCATGGCCGAGCTCGATCCCACCAAGGCCGCGGCTTACCGCGCGCGAGGGCAGGCCTTCGGCACGCGCTGGCAGGCCGCGATCGCGCGCTGGGAAGCGCGCGCCGCCACGCTAAAGAGTGTCCCGGTCGCGGTTCAGCACAAGTCGTTCAGCTACCTGCTCGCCTGGCTCGGACTGCGCGAGGTCGCCATCCTGGAGCCCAAGCCGGGGGTCGACCCGTCGGTCGCCCATCTCGCGCGCGTGGCGGCGCAGCTCGAAACGACCCCGGCGCGGATGGTGCTGCGAACCGCCTATCAGAGTCCGCGTCCGGCGGCCTGGCTCGCCGACCGCGCAGGCATTCCGGCGCTCGCCTTGCCGTATACCGTGGGCGGCAACGCGCAGGCGAAGGATTTGTTCGCGCTCTTCGACGACACGCTGGACCAGCTGCTGAAGGCGGCACGATGA
- a CDS encoding metal ABC transporter permease → MNAAFAPDLLAWPFAVGLLVLATHVPLGRRVLARGIIFLDLAIAQLAVLGVVAAHALDLAASDWATQAAAATAALAGAALLAGFEKRWPAIQEALIGSSFVVGASLAVLLLAGDPHGGEHLAELLTGQLLWATRSQALWIAALYALLLAVMAWRRERLTGLPFYLVFALAITASVQLVGVYLVFASLILPALAVRGLAPARAVASGWLLGAAGYGGGLAFSAGYDLPAGPAIVVALAVIALLGGALLRVAAAGGER, encoded by the coding sequence ATGAACGCGGCGTTCGCCCCCGACCTGCTGGCCTGGCCCTTCGCGGTCGGGCTGCTGGTGCTCGCGACCCACGTCCCGCTCGGGCGGCGGGTGCTCGCGCGCGGCATCATTTTTCTCGACCTCGCGATCGCGCAGCTCGCCGTCCTCGGCGTAGTCGCGGCACACGCCCTCGATCTCGCCGCCAGCGACTGGGCCACGCAGGCCGCCGCGGCGACGGCCGCGCTCGCGGGCGCCGCGCTGCTCGCAGGCTTCGAAAAGCGCTGGCCCGCGATCCAGGAAGCGCTGATCGGTTCGAGCTTTGTCGTCGGCGCCAGCCTCGCCGTCCTGCTGCTGGCGGGCGACCCCCACGGCGGCGAGCATCTGGCCGAACTGCTGACCGGCCAGCTTTTGTGGGCGACGCGTTCGCAGGCGCTGTGGATCGCCGCGCTGTACGCGCTGCTGCTCGCGGTAATGGCATGGCGGCGCGAGCGCCTCACAGGTCTCCCCTTCTATCTCGTCTTCGCGCTGGCGATCACGGCGTCCGTGCAACTGGTCGGCGTGTATCTGGTGTTCGCGAGCCTGATTCTGCCGGCGCTGGCGGTGCGCGGGCTGGCCCCAGCCCGCGCCGTCGCGAGCGGCTGGCTGCTCGGTGCCGCGGGCTACGGTGGCGGCCTCGCATTCTCGGCCGGCTACGACCTGCCGGCAGGGCCCGCGATCGTCGTCGCGCTGGCCGTCATCGCCCTCCTGGGCGGCGCCCTGCTTCGGGTTGCCGCAGCGGGTGGAGAGCGCTAG
- a CDS encoding STAS domain-containing protein: protein MALPFFKKGKDKPSAPTPKQPAPIADPFTQPMLTMGRAGGSGIVVEETSGAPQSPIDEAAILYASAQPDMAERMLRDVLAGGDRRAWYMLFDLYALQNREKDFDQLALDYARRFESSPPVWHKPAATEASGSLPQQQSAQLELPSLLDKAAAAMLHEGIGGAAKNAVVRIDFSRIEMVDESGAEECARILGAARKARRKLQVSGVDRLIALLQDLLRATHSRAVHWLLLLELYQTLGQQERFEDLAVDYAVRFEVSPPSWSEVQAAEVVHAEPAAPVDDAVRLSGEITPADDSALQQLSAHAANHNEVLVDLSEVARVDYGSVSQFISVLMQCLGSGKSITLRGHNALIHELFRVMGIDQLAQLLPRHPD from the coding sequence GTGGCTCTCCCGTTTTTCAAAAAAGGCAAGGACAAGCCCAGCGCGCCCACGCCCAAGCAGCCCGCGCCGATCGCCGACCCGTTTACCCAGCCCATGCTCACGATGGGCCGCGCGGGCGGCAGCGGCATCGTGGTCGAAGAGACGAGCGGAGCGCCGCAGTCGCCGATCGACGAGGCCGCGATCCTCTACGCGAGTGCGCAGCCCGACATGGCCGAGCGCATGCTGCGGGACGTCCTCGCCGGGGGCGATCGCCGCGCCTGGTACATGTTGTTCGACCTCTATGCGCTGCAGAACCGCGAAAAGGACTTCGATCAGCTTGCGCTCGATTACGCGCGCCGCTTCGAGTCCTCGCCGCCGGTCTGGCACAAGCCCGCTGCCACGGAGGCCAGCGGCAGCCTGCCGCAGCAGCAGTCGGCCCAGCTCGAATTGCCAAGCCTGCTCGATAAAGCGGCGGCTGCCATGCTGCACGAAGGGATCGGCGGCGCCGCCAAGAATGCGGTCGTGCGCATCGACTTCTCGCGGATCGAGATGGTCGACGAGTCGGGCGCCGAAGAATGCGCCAGGATCCTCGGCGCCGCGCGCAAGGCCCGGCGCAAGCTCCAGGTCAGCGGGGTCGACCGCCTCATCGCCCTGCTGCAGGATCTGCTGCGCGCAACGCACAGCCGCGCCGTCCACTGGCTGCTGCTGCTCGAGCTCTACCAGACCCTCGGACAGCAGGAGCGCTTTGAAGATCTGGCCGTCGACTACGCCGTGCGTTTCGAGGTGTCGCCGCCTTCCTGGAGCGAGGTGCAGGCCGCCGAGGTGGTCCACGCCGAGCCAGCCGCGCCGGTCGACGACGCAGTGCGGCTGAGCGGCGAAATCACGCCCGCCGACGACAGCGCGCTGCAACAACTGAGCGCCCATGCCGCCAACCACAACGAGGTGCTGGTCGACCTCAGCGAGGTCGCACGCGTCGATTACGGCAGCGTCAGCCAGTTCATCAGCGTGCTGATGCAGTGCCTGGGCAGCGGCAAGAGCATCACCCTGCGCGGCCACAACGCGCTGATTCACGAACTTTTCCGCGTCATGGGGATCGATCAGCTGGCGCAGCTGCTGCCACGTCACCCCGACTGA
- the hslV gene encoding ATP-dependent protease subunit HslV codes for MEQYRGTTILSVRRGAEVALGGDGQVTLGNIVIKSTARKIRRLYQEKVLAGFAGGTADAFTLFERFEAKLDKHSGHLLRSAVELAKDWRTDRMLRRLEAMLAVADREHSLIITGNGDVLEPELGIAAIGSGGAFAQSAARALLENTDLAPLEIVKKSLTIAGDICIYSNQNHVIEVLGDRGQDSGVRE; via the coding sequence ATGGAACAGTATCGAGGCACCACCATCCTTTCAGTCCGTCGCGGCGCCGAAGTCGCGCTCGGCGGCGACGGCCAGGTGACCTTGGGCAACATCGTCATCAAGTCCACCGCGCGCAAGATTCGCCGGCTCTATCAGGAAAAGGTCCTCGCCGGTTTCGCCGGCGGCACGGCCGACGCCTTCACGCTGTTCGAGCGCTTCGAAGCGAAGCTCGACAAGCATTCGGGGCATCTATTGCGCAGCGCGGTCGAGCTCGCCAAGGACTGGCGCACCGATCGCATGCTGCGCCGCCTCGAGGCGATGCTCGCGGTCGCCGACCGCGAGCATTCGCTGATCATCACCGGCAACGGCGACGTACTCGAACCCGAGCTCGGCATCGCCGCGATCGGCTCGGGCGGTGCGTTCGCCCAGTCGGCCGCGCGGGCGCTGCTCGAGAATACGGATCTCGCGCCCCTTGAAATCGTCAAGAAGAGCCTCACCATCGCAGGCGACATCTGCATTTATTCGAACCAGAATCACGTGATTGAAGTGCTAGGGGACAGGGGTCAGGATTCAGGGGTCAGGGAATGA